A portion of the Drosophila sechellia strain sech25 chromosome 2R, ASM438219v1, whole genome shotgun sequence genome contains these proteins:
- the LOC6608884 gene encoding arylsulfatase B, translating to MWFLWLICLLLPIIDAAENEKPPAKPNIIFILADDLGFNDVGFHGSAEIPTPNIDALAYSGIILNRYYVAPICTPSRSALMTGKYPIHTGMQHTVLYAAEPRGLPLEEKILPQYLNELGYTSHIAGKWHLGHWKLKYTPLYRGFSSHVGFWSGHQDYNDHTAVENNQWGLDMRNGTQVAYDLHGHYTTDVITDQSVKVIANHNATKGPLFLYVAHAACHSSNPYNPLPVPDNDVIKMSHIPNYKRRKFAAMVSKMDDSVGQIVDQLRKSNMLENSIIIFSSDNGGPAQGFNLNFASNYPLKGVKNTLWEGGVRAAGLMWSPLLKKSQRVSNQTMHIVDWLPTLLEAAGGQPALANLSKQIDGQSIWRALVHDKASPRLNVLHNIDDIWGSAALSVGDWKLVKGTNYRGSWDGWYGPAGERDPRLYDWQLVGRSRAGKALEALKMLPSRADQQRIRAAATVSCPGQSSQGTSCVATAFSAPCLFHIRDDPCEQYNLAKQYPEVVSALMAELERFNATAVPPSNKPADPRADPRFWNFTWTNFGDYQNNDLDTFSGDITLAKTV from the exons ATGTGGTTTTTATGGCTGATCTGCTTGCTGCTGCCAATTATAGATGCAGCTGAGAATGAGAAACCTCCTGCGAAGCCCaacattatatttattttggcagATGATTTG ggCTTCAACGATGTGGGTTTCCATGGCTCGGCAGAGATTCCCACGCCCAACATAGACGCCTTGGCCTATTCTGGCATTATTCTGAATCGTTACTATGTGGCACCCATTTGTACTCCATCCAGATCTGCCCTTATGACGGGCAAATATCCCATACACACGG GAATGCAGCATACAGTTCTTTATGCCGCTGAACCACGAGGTTTGCCCTTGGAGGAGAAAATACTGCCCCAGTATTTGAATGAATTGGG TTACACCTCCCACATAGCTGGCAAGTGGCATTTGGGCCATTGGAAGCTGAAGTACACTCCGCTGTATCGCGGCTTTAGTAGCCACGTGGGATTCTGGTCGGGGCACCAGGATTACAACGATCACACCGCCGTGGAGAACAACCAGTGGGGTCTGGACATGCGCAATGGCACGCAAGTGGCCTATGACTTGCATGGTCACTACACCACGGATGTGATAACCGATCAATCGGTCAAGGTCATTGCTAACCATAATGCCACCAAGGGTCCATTGTTTCTCTACGTTGCCCATGCGGCCTGCCACTCGAGTAATCCGTACAATCCTCTCCCAGTTCCGGACAACGATGTGATCAAGATGTCGCACATTCCCAACTATAAACGCCGAAAATTTGCTG CTATGGTTTCCAAAATGGACGACTCTGTGGGTCAAATTGTGGACCAGCTGCGCAAGTCGAACATGCTGGAGAACTCGATCATCATATTCTCCTCGGATAACGGGGGACCAGCCCAAGGATTCAACCTTAACTTCGCCTCCAACTATCCCCTGAAGGGTGTGAAGAATACCCTGTGGGAGGGCGGAGTTAGAGCGGCGGGTCTCATGTGGTCACCTCTGCTAAAGAAAAGCCAACGAGTGTCCAACCAGACCATGCACATCGTTGACTGGTTGCCCACGCTCCTGGAGGCTGCTGGTGGTCAACCAGCCTTGGCTAATCTCAGCAAGCAAATCGATGGCCAGAGCATTTGGCGGGCACTGGTTCATGACAAGGCATCCCCTCGCTTGAATGTGCTCCACAATATCGATGATATATGGGGCAGTGCAGCTCTCAGCGTTGGAGATTGGAAGCTGGTCAAGGGCACCAATTACCGGGGTAGTTGGGATGGTTGGTATGGTCCGGCCGGGGAAAGAGATCCTCGTCTGTACGACTGGCAGTTGGTGGGCAGGAGTAGGGCGGGCAAAGCGCTGGAGGCTCTCAAGATGCTGCCAAGTCGGGCGGATCAGCAGAGGATACGAGCAGCTGCTACGGTGTCATGCCCGGGACAATCCTCCCAAGGAACTAGTTGTGTGGCCACTGCCTTCTCTGCTCCGTGCTTGTTCCACATCCGCGATGATCCCTGTGAGCAGTACAATCTGGCCAAGCA ATATCCGGAAGTGGTAAGCGCCTTGATGGCGGAACTCGAGCGATTCAATGCCACCGCAGTGCCGCCCTCGAATAAACCAGCTGATCCTCGAGCCGATCCTAGATTCTGGAACTTTACGTGGACAAACTTTGGGGACTATCAAAATAACGATCTTGATACTTTTAGTGGGGATATTACTTTGGCAAAGACTGTGTAG
- the LOC6608883 gene encoding zinc transporter 9 isoform X2 codes for MLLRGVQILQRRHQHFGKAFSQCSLRQDARNPWRRHDGEAFKIQPWKRPSMFLQFRCSANDSDSKKEKPVQKETTAGPVAKPKETKNFEVKTTKGILSISTTIEDSKINEIVFEKYDLPPVTKVAASAINLRSTSTGVATGAVGLGESSGSVINPPETVKSAAKNSPAGAALAEKAGEGIRTCPPAEVTPPAPVIPLKRPRFDYRASLERNFVTPNRAISDFLLTAAQLECLPKIKRRSPYEQEPPMTVYWRRDVEAKAVDVWGSKENLLRERLKREVERKQYQQNLFTVKRRLRDYRREMGSRTKVMLDNRKESEKSGQVVATAIAINAANLLFKAGGWLYSGSHSMFAEVIHSLADLINQLILAFGIYKSSQSPDIDHPYGYMNMRYVSSLISGVGIFCVGCGLSIYHGIDGILHPEPITDLFWVYCILMGSLVSEGATLVVAINELKRSAKENNMSFKDYVISGKDPCVNVVLCEDAAAVTGVMVAAACMGLSSYTGSPIFDAAGSLVIGALLGAVASFIIYTNANALVGISIASERLEKINSALEADVMIRAIYDVKGIDIGNARVRYKAELDFDGRELTRSYLDKQDLAKLLTTVRSFQKVEDLESFLLDQGENIVDLMGGEIDRIEMNLRTQFPEIRHVDLEIL; via the exons ATGCTGTTGCGCGGCGTGCAGATCCTGCAGCGAAGACACCAGCACTTTGGAAAGGCTTTTAGCCAGTGCTCCTTACGTCAAGATGCCAGGAACCCTTGGAGGCGGCATGACGGCGAGGCATTCAAAATACAGCCGTGGAAGCGACCAAGCATGTTCCTTCAGTTTCGCTGCAGCGCCAATGACAGTGATTCCAAGAAGGAGAAACCTGTGCAGAAGGAGACCACCGCTGGTCCAGTTGCCAAGCCAAAGGAAACGAAAAACTTTGAGGTGAAGACCACAAAGGGTATCCTGTCTATCAGCACCACCATCGAGGACTCCAAAATTAACGAAATTGTGTTTGAAAAATACGATCTACCACCGGTAACCAAGGTGGCCGCAAGTGCCATTAATCTACGATCTACCTCCACTGGAGTAGCAACTGGTGCTGTTGGATTGGGAGAGAGTTCTGGTTCCGTTATAAATCCTCCTGAAACAGTGAAAAGCGCAGCTAAAAATTCTCCGGCTGGTGCTGCGCTAGCTGAAAAGGCAGGCGAAGGTATTCGAACATGCCCACCTGCAGAGGTAACGCCTCCAGCGCCTGTGATTCCTCTAAAGCGACCCCGATTCGATTATCGTGCTTCCCTAGAGCGAAACTTTGTGACCCCCAACCGGGCCATCAGCGATTTCTTGCTGACCGCCGCTCAACTCGAATGTCTGCCCAAGATCAAGCGGAGATCGCCGTACGAGCAGGAACCACCCATGACTGTATACTGGCGACGCGACGTTGAGGCTAAGGCCGTAGACGTTTGGGGGTCTAAGGAGAACCTGTTGCGGGAGCGACTCAAGCGGGAGGTGGAGCGCAAGCAATACCAGCAGA ATCTATTCACTGTCAAACGGCGGTTGCGTGACTACCGCAGGGAGATGGGATCTCGAACCAAAGTAATGCTCGACAACAGAAAGGAGTCGGAGAAGTCCGGGCAAGTGGTGGCCACCGCCATCGCTAT CAATGCAGCCAATTTGCTTTTCAAGGCAGGAGGTTGGCTGTACAGCGGTTCTCACAGCATGTTTGCAGAGGTTATCCATTCTTTGGCCGACTTAATCAACCAGCTCATCCTCGCCTTTGGCATCTACAAGTCCTCTCAGAGTCCCGATATAGATCATCCTTATGGATATATGAACATGAGATATGTTTCCTCGCTGATTTCGGGCGTTGGTATCTTTTGTGTAGGCTGTGGCCTGTCCATCTACCACGGTATTGATGGCATTCTCCATCCGGAACCCATAACAGATCTGTTTTGGGTGTATTGTATCTTGATGGGATCATTGGTTTCTGAGGGAGCCACTTTGGTGGTGGCCATTAATGAGCTTAAGCGATCGGCCAAGGAAAACAATATGTCCTTTAAGGATTATG TGATTTCTGGCAAGGATCCGTGCGTGAATGTGGTGCTATGTGAAGACGCTGCAGCGGTAACTGGCGTCATGGTGGCTGCAGCTTGCATGGGATTAAGTAGTTACACAGGATCGCCCATCTTTGACGCCGCTGGATCACTGGTTATAGGTGCTCTCCTGGGCGCCGTGGCCTCCTTTATCATTTATACAAATGCTAATGCGCTGGTGGGGATATCCATTGCTTCCGAGCGCCTAGAAAAGATTAATTCTGCCTTGGAGGCTGATGTGATGATCAGAGCGATTTACGATGTCAAGGGAATCGACATTGGCAATGCTCGGGTTCGGTATAAG GCTGAGCTCGACTTTGACGGCCGTGAGCTGACCCGTTCGTATCTGGACAAACAGGATCTCGCAAAACTGCTCACG ACGGTTCGAAGCTTCCAAAAGGTTGAGGATCTGGAGAGCTTTCTGCTGGATCAAGGCGAAAACATTGTGGACCTGATGGGCGGTGAAATTGATCGCATTGAGATGAATCTGCGG ACACAATTTCCGGAAATACGCCATGTGGACCTGGAAATACTCTAA
- the LOC6608882 gene encoding methylglutaconyl-CoA hydratase, mitochondrial, with the protein MSMLIKRASGLARQLARPLVASRNLASAAPYGDGSEVLVERLDGPRQGISVIGLNRPAAKNSFSRGMVETFNDVLEDIKKDNGSRVVVLRSLSPGIFCAGADLKERKGMTPEEATEFVKELRGLLIAIEQLPMPVIAAVDGAALGGGLEMALACDIRTAASDTKMGLVETRLAIIPGAGGTQRLPRILSPALAKELIFTARVFDGAEAKDLGLVNHVVKQNETKDAAYQQALKLAEEILPNGPVGVRMAKLAIDKGMQVDLATGYSIEEICYSQVIPTKDRLEGLAAFAEKRKPVYKGE; encoded by the exons ATGTCAATGTTAATAAAAAGAGCGTCTGGCTTAGCTCGACAGTTAGCCCGGCCACTTGTTGCATCACGTAATTTGGCTTCGGCAGCGCCCTATGGAGATGGAAGTGAAGTTCTCGTGGAGCGTTTGGACGGACCTCGGCAGGGGATCTCAGTTATTGGCCTAAACAGACCAGCAGCTAAGAATTCCTTCAGCCGGGGAATGGTAGAGACCTTCAACGATGTCCTGGAAGATATAAAGAAGGATAATGGATCAAGGGTGGTTGTATTGAGGAGTCTGAGCCCTGGAATCTTCTGTGCCGGAGCGGATTTGAAAGAGCGCAAAG GCATGACACCCGAGGAAGCCACAGAATTTGTAAAAGAGCTCAGGGGCCTGCTTATTGCCATTGAGCAGCTGCCTATGCCTGTGATCGCTGCTGTGGATGGTGCTGCTCTCGGTGGAGGTCTGGAAATGGCTCTGGCCTGTGACATCCGGACTGCTGCTAGCGACACGAAGATGGGTCTGGTGGAGACAAGGTTAGCTATCATACCAGGAGCTGGTGGCACCCAAAGACTGCCCCGCATTTTGTCCCCTGCTTTGGCCAAAGAACTCATCTTCACGGCCCGAGTGTTCGACGGAGCAGAGGCGAAAGATCTGGGTCTGGTCAACCATGTGGTGAAACAGAACGAAACCAAGGATGCCGCCTATCAGCAGGCTCTTAAATTGGCAGAGGAAATTCTGCCCAATGGTCCCGTGGGCGTGCGAATGGCCAAATTAGCCATCGACAAAGGCATGCAGGTGGACCTGGCCACCGGGTACTCCATCGAGGAGATCTGCTACTCGCAGGTGATACCCACTAAGGATCGTTTGGAGGGACTCGCTGCCTTCGCCGAGAAGCGGAAGCCCGTCTACAAGGGGGAGTAA
- the LOC6608883 gene encoding zinc transporter 9 isoform X1, with protein sequence MLLRGVQILQRRHQHFGKAFSQCSLRQDARNPWRRHDGEAFKIQPWKRPSMFLQFRCSANDSDSKKEKPVQKETTAGPVAKPKETKNFEVKTTKGILSISTTIEDSKINEIVFEKYDLPPVTKVAASAINLRSTSTGVATGAVGLGESSGSVINPPETVKSAAKNSPAGAALAEKAGEGIRTCPPAEVTPPAPVIPLKRPRFDYRASLERNFVTPNRAISDFLLTAAQLECLPKIKRRSPYEQEPPMTVYWRRDVEAKAVDVWGSKENLLRERLKREVERKQYQQIYDSADLFTVKRRLRDYRREMGSRTKVMLDNRKESEKSGQVVATAIAINAANLLFKAGGWLYSGSHSMFAEVIHSLADLINQLILAFGIYKSSQSPDIDHPYGYMNMRYVSSLISGVGIFCVGCGLSIYHGIDGILHPEPITDLFWVYCILMGSLVSEGATLVVAINELKRSAKENNMSFKDYVISGKDPCVNVVLCEDAAAVTGVMVAAACMGLSSYTGSPIFDAAGSLVIGALLGAVASFIIYTNANALVGISIASERLEKINSALEADVMIRAIYDVKGIDIGNARVRYKAELDFDGRELTRSYLDKQDLAKLLTTVRSFQKVEDLESFLLDQGENIVDLMGGEIDRIEMNLRTQFPEIRHVDLEIL encoded by the exons ATGCTGTTGCGCGGCGTGCAGATCCTGCAGCGAAGACACCAGCACTTTGGAAAGGCTTTTAGCCAGTGCTCCTTACGTCAAGATGCCAGGAACCCTTGGAGGCGGCATGACGGCGAGGCATTCAAAATACAGCCGTGGAAGCGACCAAGCATGTTCCTTCAGTTTCGCTGCAGCGCCAATGACAGTGATTCCAAGAAGGAGAAACCTGTGCAGAAGGAGACCACCGCTGGTCCAGTTGCCAAGCCAAAGGAAACGAAAAACTTTGAGGTGAAGACCACAAAGGGTATCCTGTCTATCAGCACCACCATCGAGGACTCCAAAATTAACGAAATTGTGTTTGAAAAATACGATCTACCACCGGTAACCAAGGTGGCCGCAAGTGCCATTAATCTACGATCTACCTCCACTGGAGTAGCAACTGGTGCTGTTGGATTGGGAGAGAGTTCTGGTTCCGTTATAAATCCTCCTGAAACAGTGAAAAGCGCAGCTAAAAATTCTCCGGCTGGTGCTGCGCTAGCTGAAAAGGCAGGCGAAGGTATTCGAACATGCCCACCTGCAGAGGTAACGCCTCCAGCGCCTGTGATTCCTCTAAAGCGACCCCGATTCGATTATCGTGCTTCCCTAGAGCGAAACTTTGTGACCCCCAACCGGGCCATCAGCGATTTCTTGCTGACCGCCGCTCAACTCGAATGTCTGCCCAAGATCAAGCGGAGATCGCCGTACGAGCAGGAACCACCCATGACTGTATACTGGCGACGCGACGTTGAGGCTAAGGCCGTAGACGTTTGGGGGTCTAAGGAGAACCTGTTGCGGGAGCGACTCAAGCGGGAGGTGGAGCGCAAGCAATACCAGCAGA TCTATGACTCCGCAGATCTATTCACTGTCAAACGGCGGTTGCGTGACTACCGCAGGGAGATGGGATCTCGAACCAAAGTAATGCTCGACAACAGAAAGGAGTCGGAGAAGTCCGGGCAAGTGGTGGCCACCGCCATCGCTAT CAATGCAGCCAATTTGCTTTTCAAGGCAGGAGGTTGGCTGTACAGCGGTTCTCACAGCATGTTTGCAGAGGTTATCCATTCTTTGGCCGACTTAATCAACCAGCTCATCCTCGCCTTTGGCATCTACAAGTCCTCTCAGAGTCCCGATATAGATCATCCTTATGGATATATGAACATGAGATATGTTTCCTCGCTGATTTCGGGCGTTGGTATCTTTTGTGTAGGCTGTGGCCTGTCCATCTACCACGGTATTGATGGCATTCTCCATCCGGAACCCATAACAGATCTGTTTTGGGTGTATTGTATCTTGATGGGATCATTGGTTTCTGAGGGAGCCACTTTGGTGGTGGCCATTAATGAGCTTAAGCGATCGGCCAAGGAAAACAATATGTCCTTTAAGGATTATG TGATTTCTGGCAAGGATCCGTGCGTGAATGTGGTGCTATGTGAAGACGCTGCAGCGGTAACTGGCGTCATGGTGGCTGCAGCTTGCATGGGATTAAGTAGTTACACAGGATCGCCCATCTTTGACGCCGCTGGATCACTGGTTATAGGTGCTCTCCTGGGCGCCGTGGCCTCCTTTATCATTTATACAAATGCTAATGCGCTGGTGGGGATATCCATTGCTTCCGAGCGCCTAGAAAAGATTAATTCTGCCTTGGAGGCTGATGTGATGATCAGAGCGATTTACGATGTCAAGGGAATCGACATTGGCAATGCTCGGGTTCGGTATAAG GCTGAGCTCGACTTTGACGGCCGTGAGCTGACCCGTTCGTATCTGGACAAACAGGATCTCGCAAAACTGCTCACG ACGGTTCGAAGCTTCCAAAAGGTTGAGGATCTGGAGAGCTTTCTGCTGGATCAAGGCGAAAACATTGTGGACCTGATGGGCGGTGAAATTGATCGCATTGAGATGAATCTGCGG ACACAATTTCCGGAAATACGCCATGTGGACCTGGAAATACTCTAA